Proteins encoded together in one Anopheles darlingi chromosome 3, idAnoDarlMG_H_01, whole genome shotgun sequence window:
- the LOC125953923 gene encoding uncharacterized protein LOC125953923 isoform X2, which yields MECDVSPGPPPPVQANRSTKQQQHVPPAAVATGAGKTLHGGGGSTFVSTEGGNSGGSSSSSSSSTTTDLNTSSGGTAGTVVGSSLAAMASLAADDCPVSSTGPTVPVRVLSMVTPPTTGSSGVAPVVTAVASEPIVRTSIGSNIISITNNKSVGGIGTERSVTGSTQKQQQPVEQQQVTVIDISDQSTIEDVSYTEQLPSCSTTDTSCVILSDEYDSSLPPASLKDEEVDPLNVSLEMPLSSPKCSTPVMLRAAGSPTQQRVTTLSSASANVVVPVATATLGSTPKHHHHLRRNVPRMATGGRQAAGSRQQHQRGGGTASGQMGSNKYSSVDGGASTMREVLASIPGFSIKTRRRTNKKLSTAAQLEQTREGCIDLETPDSILVSTNLRALLNRETFQLLPPLYQYKLVQLLPPVDRPLALDALECERNGIRLNPSSLNNEFFARACQEWRDRLSEGEFTPEAQIKLRAEAERERGKLDPWKLKHFEPMWGDRKYASGAFIGAAGTMANPSPPAPPAPTIPVPVVAPIPVPVPVAMVPPTTPPISSLPTTVSMVVNKVVSTASTVSSVAVSGGRVPPAVSVARTVAKIHPVISSSGRMTTNATKVTAPSFSSKATIITTSSGMIVLPARTTISVTSGVATSLASGIPPAARVGGGVFVDPIGAVAASSNTSNSSIGCATITASTANAATIDNARPPLKTKFRLRPTTEIATSTTANPFSSGDDTAVGVSKQLHKPSAVAQHYQTILNPVALPLTTVRSTQSSPGGRTTMASYGGGSKRMLSTMGGTLGNNGSSVTISNSAEVVVPLGSGVAAVKVSGSQPMSPKRLRTVGAVTRSALAGTGNCQPQQPGIFVQHHPLSNAALTITTTTTNAASPLIARSSPVVVKRLDATSLGAKPLVHQTTTLAAVGAGGVVGSMKRVYSNRSETPPHGDDLLGNCKISRRRTEDACGSRLMTIVTSTAGVSAGAQQPSTTTTNSTTSIVYRSSSSNNLNRLITTTNTNKSATAAPAAVIKSVSSTESSESGGNNGGGNSNSPRVVNVSSNSSFSISSNTSQSNLSATTNTKHFSTGTFIDGSSLTDRRRKGGLYSVAGAAASIGAHKHHEQQSRKKIRRHQLVGRGGSNGRSNRNFSTLQASSATILVDDDDAEEVDSEDPMIIMTLNGDGTSSHEEEENQSLRPSSDLILEDANDLAGTYNAVDSDPRGGPKLERGSLHSIQQQRVLTMTVPNARDRQQQQPQPVVISTGDTGNGLVGGTATGRQTQMIYDHGSGQMFSFVCLPSSSASATSTSNVSSGSTTYGVGSNASAVADAAALSLRSLPPSVTVTALPQPAAAQQQPAAQLLSISNDSSNSSSASTTAMMAASDNHLEGATVVGTGQLGGGEGRAGEETALHMNNTFENVLQGGVVRGDGVDRNLVIVHQSQLACSNASAAEDGLARVGNLAMTQTVVAADLGQNDASAVVQDEEAADEEEDEDEEEDEYDRDEDEDGGVQTTTATNTADEDDEDLEEGNTNELVLGMVLKKEDDHMEDYNGEVGSEILDNHHQSIVHIRQPNQVRRYQPLQQEQLLPSSSGVMNMNLTAYHHDHVHLHQQHQQDHLQLQFQRTSSKASQSSHAATTMVAAAGADDGSGLYNLKVEEDDGVEEPFCYNVNEASDYCDIASAANGEDIPDEGTKPDGMADHNHLLHMVSSMPPQNVGLQEEVGEDEDAATMHENCLDEYDTSHYRQEGEETAPTSEEDEDGMNCVLDQQQQQHQQQQLQGHYQLSQDHGEFQQQQQQEQSEQVLQNNNASLTAGLLLPNVSLSPVVGTAAGAGAEMRGTHILYSGGTISELSNCVAGADLLNDGLVDAECEVEHQPSTQNDGEELEEEENVDEADEEEEDELDEEEDDQEAEESYESPLDGPDVTLPHHYEQQQQHPQQQQMHGQQQLDSYIEDVVDGGDAVYGMVDSTGGEMISTEIVEHNHDQDVAIMLESDLVMAAAGADTFDDEETGRKEEEEESVLANGDSRDPVTSTHGQRHQQQQRSNSLDQQALGEQMVGNSTCGTKDTATEAKYTPAGRSYRQPITSTGLVGGVPRRTTTILVVEDGQMGLIDPGARNGSHTTVSEHLHLRKLKSIASTPATFEQRSNSDNTVPPVTIVSQSASGSSQDQHLQAATRDYLFTTDHPPFPLPEEGGKQDGVVEEVLSCGDPVWTQFKMKMMDPAKMLVVDQHHLADVSNSIILSPLGSSMAPTMAAVSPGATTIQTPTLLTSTNQQTQQHTLHATQSNLQQQHLPNVIQHPQHHHQQTMQQSSSTTLPVATATLIQQMTTGHHNQNHQAQQQQQQQQQQQIHQSAASGISFLAHQQPTVQTTMTTMQTAPPAAQQQQQTQGMNVFQFNTQQQPQQQQAVQVHHQSPNMLGGGVVASHPVTVSAGSTIQLTSEIKDGMRNNMLKTDQGVSYTTIRQGNQQLVTRIKLGNDDSCNQLQQHSPQQHQHQHGIQAQLSKLNVVTSSPLLPLGAPNNHDNLSRVIESVAGNYGVAGAVAVPPAQQLVATQQQQPQTIQHVQTSTGQHIRFEMDTAANNHNHHALLQQASQQQHQPKFIITSRPITSVVNAVTGAKLPLTVQQTTGAATQLGGQQFIQTQDQQLPPRQPLQNSTTVTTIQKPIQLQKIIMSTPSTIGQQQHQQQQQQRPRLPLQRAQVITQVTQKVAPQQQLQHHQQQQIVTPTQSQQRFQQKFVTNQLIRGQNALLVNSGQYVPVQQQQQQPQQSSLTPVTVVGTNVIVGAGQRKHRAVVPATSVALSTASQSATGSGGGRRGGGRTSNSNLPPGAVNLERSYQICQAVIQNSPNRHQLKAQLKSPQAFLAASNSNSNSSISSIGSTGSNGSSSSSSSSSSGVSASSIIGNTKEEPTNGGGNNGGSTFGAALGIGGNKLAGPRLMNPKRIITTLGGRTQSSIVVRQVYTGGSSATQATPISIIPATSQQQQIHNLGEQLQQHAQIISVTAAPTIAHSANNNNVATIVSSGGSAAGGNFGGKYVLLHRTAHLSELVMPRAASAPPTHEQMQIVSSPDSQQHQQQQVTQQQVVHHHVQQQQQQLHHQQQQQQQQQQQQQQQQAQQLVPGLQPTIARRIPSTHGEYYPPGGVLR from the exons atggaatgcgaCGTATCTCCGGGGCCCCCTCCACCGGTGCAAGCGAACCGTTCGacgaaacaacagcaacatgtcccgcccgccgccgtcgccaccggaGCAGGAAAGACGCTACACGGTGGCGGAGGCTCAACGTTCGTCAGCACCGAAGGCGGCAatagcggtggcagcagcagcagcagcagcagctcaaccaCCACTGACCTCAACACAAGCTCCGGTGGAACTGCCGGAACCGTCGTGGGTTCTTCGTTGGCCGCGATGGCATCACTGGCTGCCGACGATTGTCCGGTATCATCGACGGGCCCGACCGTTCCGGTACGAGTGCTTTCGATGGTTACACCGCCAACTACCGGTAGTAGTGGTGTCGCTCCGGTGGTTACTGCCGTCGCTAGTGAACCTATCGTGCGGACTAGTATCGGTAGCAATATTATTAGCATTACCAATAACAAGAGTGTTGGCGGTATTGGAACCGAACGATCGGTTACTGGATCGAcgcaaaaacagcaacagccagtggagcagcagcaggtgactGTGATTGATATCAGCGATCAGAGCACGATAGAGGATGTCAGCTACACGGAACAGCTACCATCCTGTTCGACGACCGACACGAGCTGCGTTATCCTGTCGGATGAGTATGATTCGTCTCTGCCACCGGCGTCGCTGAAGGATGAAGAAGTGGACCCACTGAACGTGTCGCTCGAGATGCCGCTGTCTTCGCCAAAGTGCAGCACACCGGTGATGCTACGAGCTGCTGGCTCACCTACTCAGCAGCGCGTAACAACACTGTCCTCTGCTAGTGCAAACGTCGTCGTTCCGGTGGCTACTGCTACGCTTGGTAGTACTCcaaagcatcatcaccatcttcgGAGAAACGTTCCTAggatggccaccggtggtcgaCAGGCAGCCGGATCTAGACAACAGCATCAAAGAGGTGGTGGAACAGCATCCGGTCAGATGGGGTCCAATAAGTATTCCtcggtggacggtggtgcATCGACGATGCGCGAAGTGTTGGCCTCGATACCGGGTTTCAGCATTAAAACGCGCCGACGTACGAACAAGAAACTGTCGACCGCGGCCCAGCTCGAGCAGACGCGTGAAGGGTGCATTGATCTCGAAACGCCCGATTCGATACTGGTGAGCACGAACTTGCGTGCGCTGTTGAACCGGGAAACGTTTCAGCTACTACCGCCGCTCTATCAGTACAAGCTGGTGCAGCTGTTGCCACCGGTCGATCGACCGCTGGCCCTCGATGCGTTGGAATGTGAGCGCAATGGCATCCGGTTGAATCCGTCCAGTCTGAACAACGAGTTCTTCGCCCGTGCCTGCCAAGAGTGGCGCGATCGGTTGTCGGAGGGCGAGTTTACGCCCGAGGCGCAAATAAAACTGCGTGCGGAAGCAGAGCGTGAACGGGGGAAGTTGGATCCATGGAAGTTGAAGCACTTTGAACCGATGTGGGGTGATCGAAAGTACGCGAGCGGTGCATTCATCGGTGCCGCTGGTACCATGGCTAAtccgtcaccaccagcaccaccagcccctACGATACCAGTACCAGTGGTAGCCCCCATACCGGTACCAGTACCAGTGGCTATGgttccaccaacaacaccacctaTCTCTTCACTGCCCACGACTGTATCAATGGTGGTGAATAAGGTAGTTTCAACGGCCAGCACTGTGTCGAGTGTTGCCGTTTCAGGAGGACGTGTCCCACCTGCCGTTAGTGTTGCTCGAACAGTGGCAAAGATACACCCGGtcatcagcagtagcggcCGGATGACGACGAATGCCACGAAAGTAACAGCACCTTCCTTCTCATCCAAAGCGACCATCATTACCACATCGAGTGGAATGATCGTTCTTCCTGCGCGTACAACCATTTCGGTTACGTCCGGTGTTGCAACCTCGCTCGCTAGTGGTATTCCTCCTGCTGCGAGGGTCGGCGGTGGAGTCTTCGTAGACCCTATCGGCGCCGTTGCGGCTAGTAGTAATACTAGCAACAGTTCCATAGGTTGCGCCACCATCACGGCTAGTACTGCAAATGCCGCTACCATCGACAATGCTCGGCCACCGCTGAAGACGAAGTTTCGTTTACGACCGACGACGGAGATCGCTACCAGTACAACGGCGAATCCTTTCAGCAGTGGCGATGATACAGCAGTTGGTGTCAGTAAGCAACTTCACAAACCATCGGCTGTAGCGCAGCATTATCAGACGATACTGAATCCGGTTGCGCTACCCTTAACGACCGTACGCTCCACTCAATCTAGCCCCGGAGGAAGAACGACGATGGCATCGTACGGTGGAGGATCGAAAAGAATGCTCTCGACAATGGGTGGGACACTAGGTAACAATGGATCTAGCGTCACCATCAGCAATAGTGCGGAAGTTGTTGTTCCCCTTGGAAGTGGTGTTGCAGCAGTGAAAGTCAGCGGCTCGCAACCGATGTCACCCAAACGACTCCGTACGGTGGGTGCCGTGACGAGATCGGCGttggccggaaccggaaactgCCAACCGCAGCAACCCGGCATATTCGTTCAGCATCATCCGCTCAGCAATGCTGCCTTGACGATAACAACAACGACTACGAATGCAGCGAGTCCACtgatcgctcgatcgtcaCCGGTCGTTGTTAAGCGCCTTGATGCAACCTCGCTTGGCGCTAAGCCGTTGGTTCATCAAACGACGACCTtggcagcagtaggagcagggGGTGTTGTTGGTAGTATGAAGCGCGTCTACAGCAATCGCTCGGAAACACCACCCCATGGAGACGATCTGCTAGGGAACTGTAAGATATCGAGACGACGGACTGAGGACGCTTGTGGTAGCAGGCTGATGACGATTGTGACGTCAACGGCGGGAGTCTCTGCAGGAGCTCAGCAGCctagcaccactaccaccaacagcacaacTAGCATCGTGTAcagaagcagtagtagtaataatCTAAATCGccttatcaccaccaccaataccaacAAGAGTGCGACAGCCGCTCCCGCTGCCGTCATCAAGTCTGTTTCCTCCACCGAGAGCAGCGAGAGCGGTGGCAACAATGGTGGCGGCAATAGCAATAGTCCTAGGGTAGTGAACgtcagtagcaacagtagcttTAGTATTAGTAGTAATACCAGTCAGAGCAATTTATCAGCCACCACCAATACTAAACATTTTAGTACTGGTACATTTATCGATGGAAGCTCACTGACTGATAGGCGACGGAAAGGAGGGCTGTATAGTGTCGCAGGTGCTGCAGCATCGATTGGGGCACATAAGCACCATGAACAACAGTCGAGAAAGAAAATACGGCGCCACCAACTAGTTGGACGCGGTGGCAGCAACGGTAGAAGCAATAGAAACTTTTCCACGCTACAAGCATCGAGTGCGACAATTcttgtggatgatgatgacgcagaAGAGGTGGATAGTGAGGATCCCATGATTATCATGACGCTTAATGGTGATGGCACGAGCTCgcatgaggaggaagagaaccAATCGCTTCGTCCATCATCCGATCTTATCCTTGAAGATGCAAACGATCTAGCTGGAACGTACAATGCAGTCGACAGCGATCCAAGAGGAGGCCCAAAACTGGAACGAGGAAGTCTGCATAGTATACAGCAACAGCGAGTGTTAACCATGACAGTGCCCAATGCCCGcgatcgtcagcagcaacagccacagcctGTTGTGATATCGACAGGAGATACCGGGAATGGATTGGTGGGTGGCACTGCTACCGGTCGCCAGACTCAGATGATCTACGATCACGGTTCGGGCCAGATGTTtagtttcgtttgtttgccatCCTCCTCCGCTTCTGCTACTTCAACATCGAACGTGTCTTCCGGATCCACCACCTACGGTGTGGGATCGAATGCGTCTGCCGTTGCCGACGCGGCCGCCTTGAGTCTTCGGTCACTGCCACCATCGGTAACGGTTACGGCATTACCCCAGCCAGCAGCTgcccaacagcagccagcagcacagtTGCTATCGATCTCGAAcgatagcagcaacagtagcagtgcGTCAACCACCGCAATGATGGCCGCAAGTGACAATCATCTGGAAGGTGCAACAGTTGTTGGAACAGGACAactaggaggaggagaaggaagagcaggagaAGAGACGGCGCTGCATATGAATAATACGTTCGAAAATGTTCTGCAAGGTGGTGTTgtccgtggtgatggtgtagaTCGTAATTTGGTGATTGTGCATCAGTCACAGCTTGCTTGTAGCAATGCTAGTGCAGCAGAGGATGGGCTGGCTAGGGTAGGAAATTTGGCAATGACGCAGACTGTCGTGGCGGCTGATCTTGGACAGAATGATGCATCAGCGGTGGTACAGGATGAGGAAGCGGctgatgaggaagaggacgaggatgaagaggaagatgaataTGAtcgtgatgaggatgaggatggagGTGTACAGACGACGACAGCCACCAATACAgccgatgaggatgatgaagacCTAGAGGAGGGGAATACGAATGAGCTTGTTCTTGGAATGGTTCTAAAGAAAGAAGATGATCACATGGAGGACTACAATGGTGAAGTAGGCTCTGAAATTTTAgacaaccatcatcaatccATCGTTCACATTCGTCAGCCCAATCAAGTGCGTCGCTATCAGCCActacagcaggagcagctgtTGCCATCGTCATCCGGCGTGATGAATATGAACCTTACCGCTTATCATCACGATCATGTGCAtcttcatcagcaacatcaacaggaTCATCTTCAGCTTCAGTTTCAAAGAACTTCAAGCAAAGCATCGCAAAGCTCACatgcagcgacgacgatggtcgctgctgccggtgctgacGACGGCAGCGGTTTGTACAATTTGAAGGTCGAAGAGGACGATGGAGTAGAAGAGCCCTTCTGCTACAATGTAAACGAGGCGAGTGACTACTGTGATATTGCTTCCGCTGCGAATGGAGAAGATATTCCGGATGAAGGCACCAAACCGGACGGTATGGCCGATCATAATCATCTGCTGCATATGGTAAGCAGTATGCCGCCGCAAAACGTAGGTTTGCAGGAGGAAGTAGGCGAGGACGAAGATGCTGCTACAATGCATGAAAATTGCCTGGATGAGTACGACACCTCACATTACCGACAGGAAGGTGAAGAAACGGCCCCCACAtcggaggaggatgaggatgggATGAACTGTGTACttgatcagcaacaacagcaacaccaacagcagcagctgcaaggACATTATCAGTTGAGTCAAGATCACGGagagttccagcagcagcagcagcaggagcagtcgGAGCAGGTTCTCCAGAATAACAATGCGTCACTTACTGCAGGCTTGTTGCTACCAAACGTCAGTCTATCGCCTGTAGTAGGAACCGCTGCAGGTGCCGGGGCGGAAATGAGAGGTACACACATTCTTTATTCCGGAGGTACCATTTCGGAGCTATCGAATTGTGTGGCAGGTGCTGATTTACTGAACGACGGTTTGGTAGACGCTGAGTGTGAAGTCGAGCACCAGCCCTCGACGCAGAACGATGGAGAGGaattggaagaagaagagaatgtTGATGAGGcagatgaggaagaggaggatgagctggatgaggaagaagatgatcaggaagcagaagaatccTACGAATCGCCATTGGACGGTCCAGACGTAACACTACCGCATCActatgagcagcagcaacagcacccacaacaacaacaaatgcatggtcagcagcagcttgataGCTACATCGAGGACGTTGTGGATGGCGGCGATGCAGTGTACGGTATGGTGGATTCAACCGGTGGCGAGATGATCAGCACAGAAA TCGTTGAGCATAACCATGATCAAGATGTGGCTATCATGTTAGAATCGGACTTGGTGATGGCGGCTGCCGGCGCTGACACGTTTGATGACGAAGAAACTGGGCgcaaggaggaagaagaggaaagtgTGTTGGCTAATGGCGACTCGCGGGACCCGGTGACTTCCACCCACGGCCAAcgccatcagcaacaacagcgatcCAATTCATTGGATCAACAGGCACTAGGCGAACAGATGGTCGGTAACAGCACTTGTGGGACAAAGGACACTGCAACGGAAGCAAAGTACACCCCGGCAGGAAGATCTTATCGTCAACCTATAACCTCTaccgggttggttggtggtgtacCGAGACGCACTACCACAATTCTGGTAGTTGAAGACGGACAAATGGGGCTGATTGATCCGGGAGCGAGAAATGGAAGTCATACCACTGTTAGTGAACATTTGCATCTGCgtaaattgaaatcaattgcATCGACACCAGCAACATTCGAGCAACGATCCAACAGTGACAACACCGTGCCGCCAGTAACAATCGTTTCCCAGAGCGCCAGTGGATCCTCACAGGATCAACATCTACAGGCGGCGACAAGGGATTACTTGTTTACTACCGATCATCCTCCATTTCCGCTCCCAGAAGAGGGCGGAAAACAAGATGGTGTCGTCGAAGAAGTGCTTAGTTGTGGTG ATCCAGTATGGACTcagtttaaaatgaaaatgatggacCCGGCGAAGATGTTGGTGgtcgatcagcatcatctaGCTGATGTCAGTAACAGTATTATCCTTTCTCCGCTCGGCTCCAGTATGGCCCCGACAATGGCGGCAGTATCGCCCGGCGCTACTACCATACAAACACCTACCCTGCTGACCAGTACCAACCAGCAAACGCAGCAACACACTTTGCATGCCACTCAGTCGAAcctccaacaacagcatctgCCAAATGTTATTCAGCACccgcaacatcaccaccaacagacGATGCAACAATCGTCATCAACGACACTACCCGTTGCAACGGCGACACTGATACAACAAATGACCACCGGCCATCATAATCAAAACCATcaagctcagcagcagcagcaacagcaacagcagcagcagattcatCAGAGTGCAGCTAGTGGAATAAGTTTTTTAGCTCACCAGCAGCCAACGGTACAAACCACAATGACAACTATGCAAACGGCACCTCCggcagcgcaacagcagcagcaaacgcaggGAATGAATGTTTTTCAGTTCAACACtcagcaacaaccgcagcagcagcaggcggtgcaAGTTCATCATCAATCCCCCAATATGCTTGGAGGTGGCGTGGTTGCGTCGCATCCGGTAACGGTGAGCGCCGGCAGTACGATTCAGCTGACATCTGAG ATTAAAGATGGAATGCGAAACAATATGCTTAAGACTGATCAAGGCGTAAGCTATACCACTATTCGGCAGGGCAATCAGCAGTTAGTAACGCGCATAAAGCTGGGAAACGATGATAGCTGCAATCAGCTGCAACAACATTCAccacagcaacatcagcatcaacacGGAATCCAAGCTCAGCTTTCGAAGCTAAATGTCGTGACATCCTCCCCGTTGTTACCGTTGGGGGCGCCCAATAATCACGATAATCTAAGCCGTGTGATCGAAAGTGTGGCTGGAAACTATGGAGTTGCAGGTGCGGTTGCAGTACCGCCAGCACAGCAGCTTGTtgcaacgcaacagcagcagccgcagacAATACAACATGTACAAACGTCTACCGGGCAGCACATACGTTTCGAGATGGATACAGCGGCAAacaatcataatcatcatgcCCTACTGCAGCAGGcttcacaacaacagcatcaaccaaAGTTCATTATCACCTCGCGACCGATTACTAGCGTAGTGAACGCTGTAACCGGTGCGAAGCTGCCACTTACTGTGCAACAAACTACAGGTGCTGCCACACAGCTCGGAGGGCAGCAGTTTATTCAAACACAGGATCAGCAACTTCCTCCACGACAGCCGTTACAGAACTCAACTACTGTGACAACGATTCAAAAACCGATCCAGTTACAAAAGATTATAATGTCCACACCGTCCACTATCggtcaacaacagcaccagcaacaacaacagcagcgtccCCGTTTACCTCTTCAGCGAGCACAGGTGATTACACAAGTGACGCAAAAAGTGGCTcctcagcaacagctgcagcatcaccagcagcagcagatcgttaCACCGACTCAGTCACAACAAAGATTTCAACAAAAATTTGTGACGAACCAGTTGATACGGGGTCAAAATGCGCTACTGGTAAACAGTGGTCAGTATGTTccggtgcaacagcagcagcagcaaccacaacaatctTCATTAACCCCTGTAACGGTAGTTGGAACGAATGTGATCGTCGGTGCTGGACAAAGAAAGCATCGTGCGGTTGTTCCGGCAACTTCTGTTGCGTTGTCTACTGCAAGCCAATCGGCTACGGGCAGTGGAGGAGGAAGGCGTGGTGGAGGACGTACGAGTAATTCGAACTTACCACCCGGCGCGGTTAATTTGGAGCGTAGCTATCAGATCTGCCAGGCAGTGATTCAAAACAGTCCAAATCGACACCAATTGAAGGCGCAACTGAAGTCCCCGCAAGCCTTTCTAGCCGCATCGAACTCCAAttcgaacagcagcataagcagtaTTGGTAGTACGGGTAGTaatggaagcagcagtagtagcagcagcagtagcagcggcgtTTCGGCGAGCAGTATTATTGGCAATACCAAAGAGGAACCTACCAACGGTGGGGGTAATAATGGTGGCAGTACATTCGGTGCCGCTTTGGGTATCGGTGGAAATAAG TTGGCAGGACCACGGTTGATGAATCCGAAGCGCATTATAACAACGCTCGGTGGACGCACGCAATCATCGATCGTAGTACGTCAAGTGTACACAGGCGGTTCATCTGCTACACAAGCCACACCGATCAGTATTATTCCAGCAAcatctcaacagcagcaaatacATAACCTCGGTgaacagttgcagcag